The DNA sequence AGGCAGGCTGGTGGTTTTGTGTGGCTTCATCGGTGAGACTCTGGCGTCGCTGACCAAACCATTCGCTATAGAGCACCAGATTATCCAGCAGTGCCAGGCTCAGCTCTGAGCCGAGGCTGGGTTGCCTGGTTTGATACAGAGAGCTCACCGTCATCGACAAATTGTTCCACGATGCGGGTGACGGAGCATACTTGATAAACACTGCATCCTGATTGTTAGTCCGCTCCAGCCCCAATCCCGCGACATCACTATTACTTGCCAGGGTGTCAGGTCTGGCGTGAAGATTTGGTCGGTAACCGAAACTCAATACGCTGCTGGTATCTAACCACACACCAACCAGCGCCACGCTTCCAAGACGGTCTTTACGTCGGTCGGCGGTGTCCAGACTTTCATAGATCACCTGACTATTGTTCTTGAACCAGTCTGTTGGATTAAAACCACTGGCCACGCCATTACGGATATTTGCGCGCCCGGCTAACCAACGCCAGGCGGGGGAAGGGGTGTAACTGAGCGCCAGAGACTGCACATCAAGGCGGATATTTTTCTCCGCCTGATAATGTTCACGGCTATTTACCTGAGTGCGTAACCGGGTGTTTACTTCAACACCGAAAGGGCCACTGATGTTACCCTGTCCATACAGACGGGCGGCAATGCGCCCGCTGATGATCGCTTTGTCAGCTTGTCGCCAGTCTGACATTCCCTGGCCCTTGAGTTCCAGATTAAACGGCCCTAAAGCATGCGCAGCCTGAGCTTCTGCGGCTTCCAGCGCCGATGAGGGCAGAACAGGAACATCGTCATCAGCCTGCGCAATCAGACAGCACAAGCCGATCGCCAGGGTGGTAAACAGTCTGAGCAGGTTCACTGGCCCCCCTGAGACGTGAAATGAGACAACCACTCCTTGTTGAACCACGAGAGTGGCAGCTCTTTTTCCTGATATTGACTCATTTGCATCAGCGTAATTTTATTGGGATTGAAGCCATCAGCAATCACCACCTCTGTCGGACGTATGCGATCAAACACCGGCTACCAGTTGCGATACCAGGCAACTTTCAGTAATTTTCCGCTATTGCCATAAAATTTTCCTTTCAGCGGTCGGTCGTTGGCCTTGTCTACCCAGAGTTCGACCTGTTTATAAGGCGCGAAATCGTTGATGGCGCTGAGCTGCAATTTCCATGCTGGACGGGCTGCGCGATCACCATCAGTCACTGTCTCTTCGCCAGCCAGCACGGCGGCATAGTCCAGTGTAAAGTTAGAGGTAATTACATCACCATTTGAGGCATTGCCGAGCAGTCGCTGACGGGGTGACATGCGTACTGATGCCTTGGATTTTGGATCATAAAACCATAGGATATTGTCGTTTCGTAACAGTAACTTGCCTCGGTCACTGGCAGGCTCGTCAATGTGAATAATGGTCAAAAACTGGCCACTGGCATTCTGACGTGAATGCGTTGTGACACGGTTCTGATCGGTCAGCTTGTTATTATCATATTGTTTTAGTGAAACGGTAACGACAAATGAAGTCTGTGGATTACGGATCAGGTCGGAGCGTTTCAGAATATCCTGTGCCTGATCGGCATGGACAGACAACGCGGCAAACAGGGCCAGCGTGCAAGTCAGTCGCCATGGTTTCAGTATTAGCTTAAGCATCGGACACCTCGGATAATCAGACATGATGGATAGCTGAAATAATATTCATGCGTGAGGCTTTATAGGTTGGCCAAATAGCAGCGATCACCGAAAGCGTGAACAGGAAGAGCATAATACCCAGCGCCAGTTGTGGGTTTTCCAGAATCATCAGGTTGATGGTGATCGGGGTTGCGTTGCTCGGTGGCGTCCAGCTGATATTCATACTGTTGATGATCATGCTGATGATCAGAGTGAGGCCCAGGGCGGTAAGGACACCAAATAATCCCATTAGCGCACTTTCTGCCATAAACATGCGCATAATGAAACTGCGGCGAAAGCCCATTGCCCGGATGGTGCCTATTTCTCCAACACGTTCCATTACGGTGAGATTGATAGTGTTGGTAATGGTAAAAATAATGACGATAGCCAGAAACAACGACACCACACCAAAGATAATGGTAAACATGGCAAAGATGCGATCGAATGAAGGATCGACTTCGTTGAAGCGGAAAACTTCCAACTGCATGCCACTGTCATTGAGAGCCTGTTGAATCTGCTGTTTAACCTGCTCCACCTGATTAGGATCATTGAGTTGAACCATCATCACCGTGGCACGAGGCTGCTGGCTGTATAATAATTCGCGGGCGAGATCGAAATGCATCATCACAAACGCATTATCTAATGCGCGTTGTGCCTGAGGTTGTGCCTGATTAACATAGACGCTGACAATATTCGGTGCGCCTTCTGTGCTGGCCGCCAGCAGGTTTACCTGTGCACCTTTATCGCTGTCTGTTTGTTGGCTAAGCTGCTCTTTATCCTCGCGGGTCATCAGAGCACTGATATCCATCTGTTCGGTCGAGACAACTTTTTTCAGTAATGGCGGATCTTCACAGGCTGGGATGTTTAATGGTTTGCACAAACCGAGCAGCCGGGCCATACCGACGCCAACGATAGCCCCATCATGTTGTTCTGGTTTCAGACCTGTTGGCGGCGTAGAAACATTCACATGCCAGCCATCCCAGAGGCGCATTTTGTCAACGTCCTGAGGAATAACACCCCGTCCGAGGAAGGTTTTACTGTTGTCGGTTGACACCACGCCGGCGATACCTGCCAGCGAGATTTGCGGTGTAATCACCGAGATCTGTTTTTTCAGCTCAGGATCACCCAGCAACAGCGCGGTCACCGCCTGATAGTTGTTGATGGTGTAATTATCCGGATCTGCTGCACCATATTTCAGATAGCCTTGCTGATAGATCTGTAGCTGCCCCTGCTCCTGGATCATACTGGTTTACACACCAAAATAGATAGAGGTGACAAAGCCGCCAAACAGCATCATTGCCAGCCCGCCAATGCCAATCGAGGTAATAGTAATGACCGAGCGTCGGCCGTTTTTCAGCAGGTTGCGAAGTGCGATCGACCAAATCATTGCAGACCTCCAATATCCTGTAATTTTCCATCCACAATGTGAATTAATCGGCCTGACTCGCTGAGCAGATTTTCGTTGTGAGTACAGATAACAAAGCTGGTATCGAACTGCCGACGCATATCGAGCATCAAATGGATTATTTCATCTGACGTGGCTGAATCCAGGTTAGCTGTCGGTTCGTCAGCAATCACCAGAGCCGGGGTTGTGACCAGTGCGCGGGCAATCGCCACACGCTGGCGTTGCCCACCACTGATTTCACCGAGACGACGATTGATGTAGTCTTTCAATCCGACTGATTCCAGATAGTACTCGGCCTTTTCTCGTCGTTCCTGTCGCGAAAGCTTGTGACGCAGTAAGGGAAATTCAACATTTTCACGCACAGACAGCACCGGGATAAGGTTAAAAGATTGAAAAATAAAACCAATATGCCGTGAGCGGAAATCAGCAGCCTGATTGTCATTCATTGCCAACACATCCTGGCCCAGAATGGTGATTTTTCCTTCATCCGGTTTATCCAGCATGCCGAGCATATTCAGAAATGTGGACTTACCACTGCCTGATGGACCATAAAAAAAAGTTATTTCTCCCTTGGGGATCGCGCATTCGGCCTTATTTATTGCCGTAAACTGATAACCATCCATGTTGTATTTTTTTACAACCGCATCGAATAAGGCAATATTGCCATCATTAGCCCAGCGCGGAAGGTGAGTTGCTGTTGTAACTGATGAGGTATTTACAGGGCTCATCGTGGATTCCCTTTTCTATTTTGGTTTCTCTATTAGAAAGCGCGCCACAGACTAATGCAATGAATATACAATGATGTTAAATAGCAAAATAATAAAAAAACCTGTGCTTTTTTGTTTTCTTTATCATTTATTTGTTCTTTTTTGTGATTTATTGTCATATTCAAAATGGCTCAGAAAAACAAAGTGTCATTCTGATTGCTTGTACATGCTGTGAATGGCGTTTTTTTTAATATTAGATATCAGAATCCCCTTGTTGTAGATATTTTTTGTGATAGTTGAACATGGAAATGAATACATAGTGATGTTTATTTTAATTACACTGATGAACTTCAATTAAACTTTTTAATTAATTTTTAGTGCGGCAATCCGATTAATGATTTTTTTGTCTGTGCAGAAAATAGAAAATGATGGCGGTTTAACTTTATTATGATGGAAAGCATTGTGATTACCGGAGCGACAACTCATTTGCAACAACAGACATGCCAGCAGAACGCAGCTGGCAGCGTCGGTAAAAGCATCACTTTTCCTTATACAGATACCGTTGAACGTAAACGTCAGACACCTGCATCAAACATGCTATTACATCTGTGTCAGCAACTCTTTCTGCAAACCGGAGTAGAGGATGCTGCGATGTTCGGTGCGCAGACAGGCCTCGTTTCCGGGGCATATTATGGTTGTATGAGCATCACTCAGGGTATTTTGACTGCGCTACGACAGAAAGGACCTCGTGGTGTCGATGCCATTGAGTTTGCCAAGTCTACCCATAGCTTCCCGCTGTCGGCTGCCAGCATTGAATTCGCCCTGTTGGGGCCTGCTGCCGCAGTGGTGTCAGGAGAACTGGCTTCTCTCGAAGCGTTAATCATGGCCCGTGACTGGCTGTTGGCCGGGCGATGTCAGCGGGTAATTGTCGTGGGGTATGAGTATCTTTCGCCACTGCTGCATACCCACTTACCGCATATCGGTGGTGATGCAGACTATAGCGATAACATGAGCGTGGCGCTACTGGAAACTAAAGCCAGCGCGCTGTCACGAGGTGCGCCAGTACTTGCAGAACTGATTCGTCTCAGGCGATTTTCCGGCCCACTGGCAAATATGGCCAGACAATGGGGAACTGCGATACAGCAGATTGAACTCGGGAATGAAGCATGCCGATTTTTATCAGCGAGCACCCTCCAGGCCGATGCGGTGACACTTGAACAGGCCGTTGCCGAAAATTGCAAATCCAGTCAACTGGCTCTGCGTTCTGAAATGCAGCGTTTTTTAGGTGCAACCACGGTGATGCAACTGGTTGCTTCACTTAATGCGCCCACAGCGTGCGAATGGGTATTGAACAGTTTTGCACCCGGAGGTGGAGGGATGATCCATTTGCGTAAGGAAACGTTATGAAGCAAAAAATAAATCAAAGGACGGTCGCAGTCACGGGCATGGGAACGCTGACCCGTGAGGCTATCGGCCTGTCCGCCTTATGGCTTCATTTGCTTGAAGGGGGGGCATTGCCCAAAAAACCCACGCACTTCAATGGTAGCGTATTTCGATCGCAACACACCTATTCTGTTGATCCACAAGCACTGTGGCAGCAGGCATTGAGCAGTTCATGGCCTGCTAACGCCGCGCTCTATCAACGTTTGCCATGTGCCGGTTACGGTTGGCTGGCTGCACGTGAAGCTATGCAGCAGGCAGGTATCGATGATGCTCTTGCCCTGTCAATGGGGCTAAGTTTCGCCACAACCAGTGGCGGAACCATGGACAGTTTTGCTGCTAGTTAACAGGCTGATGATGCCCACTATGCCGCGCTTTCCGGTGCGGCCTGTCTACTGGCGGAGTTATTGTCTGCTGGTGGACCAGTGAGTGTATTTTCCTGTGCGTGTATCAGTAGTGTGGCGGCGTTCAGCCATGCTTTTGAACGTATCCGACAAGGCGATGTACCGTTGATGCTGGCAGGGGGATGCGATCAGATCCGTGAGGCCGATTTTGCCGGTTTCAACGCGTTGCGTGCTATCTCTCCTGATGCTTGCCGTCCGTTCGACTCTCAACGTAAAGGGATGGTTATGGGCGATGGGGCAGCGATGATGGTGCTGGAGGATCTTGAGCATGCTCTGGCTCGGGGTGCAAGGCCGCTGGCTATTTTCCGCAGCTGTGGACTGGCGTCAGATGGCCATCATTTGACGGCACCGATACCCGATGGACTGGTGAGGGCCATGCGGCAAGCTTTGGGGAGCGTGGATGATGAGATCCCCGGTTACATAAACTGCCATGGTACCGGTACCCAGGCCAATGATCATAGTGAGTTGCAGGCTATGCAGCAGATTTTTGGTGAGCAGGCCGGGCGACTGACAATCAGTTCCACGAAAAGCGGCACCGGGCATTTACTGGGTAGCGCTGGAGCTCTTGAGGCTGTGCTGTCGGTCAAAATCCTGCTTGAGCAACGCGTGCCGCCCATGAGCACTTGTCTCTCTCCCATCGCGGAGATGAACTTCCGCATGCCTGATACCACAGATTCATTATCTCTCAATACCAACATGGTGATGAGTAACTCTTTAGGTTTTGGTGGCCTGAATGGCAGTTTGATCTTTGCACGTTACCAGGGGCAATCGCCTCAACCATAAAAGGAAAAGCATCGAATGAAAGGGAGACAATCATGACCATGACCGAAGAGCAATTTACGGCGTTACTGACCGGTATTGAGGCTTGGATCGCGCCAATCAATCAGGGATGGTTAAAGGATGATCTGCAAGGTGAGTTTGGTCGCCATCGTTGGGAACTATTACAAGCCTGTGGTCTGACTGGCTTACTCAACAGTCAGCAGGCTGGGGGGCTGGGAATGAATGCGCCGCAAGTCGCGCGTTTTATGGCCCATTTAGGCGAGCATTGTCTGGACGGTGGTCTGACCTTCGCACTCTGCACGCATCTTTGCAGTACATCTCTGCCACTCGAAAGATTTGGCTCTGCCGCGTTGTGCGAGAAACTGTTACCCGATGTGATGGCGGGGAAGCGTATAGGAGCGCACGCCATTACTGAAGCCGGTAGCGGATCTGATGCTTTTGCTATGGCCACCTCTGCCCAGCGTGAAGCCGGTGGCTGGCGGCTTAACGGCACCAAAATATTTGTCTCCAATGGTCCGATTGCTGATCAGGTGGTCATCTACGCTTCTACAGACCGCCAGCGGGGCACACTGGGTGGATTCAGCGCCTTTTTGGTTGATGTACACACAGCTGGGATAGTGGTCGGGCCGGCCGCTCACAAAATGGGGCTGAAGACTTCACCACTGAGTGATATTTACCTTACGGATGTATTTGTGGATGACGCGCGGTTACTGGGTAAAGAGGGAATGGGGTTTGCCATCCTCGATTTTGTCATGAAATGGGAAGTGCTATGCGTCTTCGCGTGCCAGGCCGGTGAAATGCGACGTCGTTTGGCGCAATGCCTGAAACAGGCGAAAACACGAACTCAGTTTGGTCAGCCTGTCGGTAAAAACCAGGCAGTGGCTCTTCGTCTGGTCAATATGCATTTGCAGGTAGAAACGGCGCAGTACTGGCTGACAAGGGCGGCTGAGGCACTGCACAGTGGCAAGAATATCGCCGGAGAAATTGCTGCGGCCAAGCTGGTGATCAGTGAAAGTAATGTGGCAACCGCATTAGATGCCGTGACGCTGTTTGGCGGATCAGGCTATATGGCGAAAATGGGCATTGAAAAACAGCTGCGTGATGCAGTAGGCGGCGTGATTTACTCAGGTACTTCCGACATTCAGCGTAATCGTCTGGCAACGATGTTGGGATTATAAGCATGAGCCAGATATTACCTCAACAGATTGCTGACTGGGTGATGAATGCGCGTGATCCTCAGGCTACAGCGGTTATTTTTGGTGAAGAGACTTGTAGTTATCGGCAGTTGGCCGAGGGCGCTGCATTACTGGCATCTACGCTGCCACCACTCACAGCCGATAATCCTTATTGCGTGTTGGTGGTAAAAAAGGGATTGCTGCACTGCAGGCCGTGATGGGCATATTAAGCCTCGGCGGCTGTTATGTTCCGCTGGAGACGGATTATCCTGCGGAACGTTTGCAGATGGTACTGAAAACGTTATGCCCTAAAGTAGTGATCGTTGATAGCACCACCGAGGCGATGGTGCGTCCACTGGCTCAGGCACTGGGGGTGTGTATCGTGAATATTGACACCTTACCGGAAAGTGGCAAACCACACAGCCACCCTCTGCAGCAGCCGCTGGCGGCTATTCTTCATACATCAGGTTCTACAGGCCTGCCGAAATCGGTGTATATCGGTGCGGCACAGATCGAGGCATTTACCCGCTGGGTTGATGATGCTTTTCATCCGGAAGAGGGCGACAGACTACTCAACCATGCTCCACTGGCGTTCGACCTGACTTTCCTCGATCTTTTCGCGGTATTTCGCTGTGGTGCCACCTTGCTCTTAACGCGTGAAAATGAGGCAAACAGCGGAGTACGACTGAGTCAAATTTGCCAGCAACAGCACGCCACGTTGTGGCACTCAACCCCGACATCATTACGTTTACTGTTGGCCCACGACAGCCAGGCATGTTACCCGTCGATGCGTGCTGTGTTGTTTGCCGGTGAACCGATGCCGGGAGACTTGTTTGCTAAATTGATACCCCTCTTTCCCAATGCTGAGTTTTACAACGTCTACGGTAGCAGTGAAACCAATGACACCTTCTGTTATCACGTGCCCAAAATATCATTTACCGGCATCGTTCCGTTAGGCTACCCACTGGCATACACCGAATGGCGATTACTCGATGAGCAGCAACAACCGGTCAGCGCCGGACAGGCAGGCGAGTTATGGGTACATTGTCCAACGTTGATGTCAGGCTATGGTGACAAGGCATTAACCTACCAGGCATTTCGCCAGTTTGCAGGAAAACGATTCTTTCGTACGAATGACCGGGTACGCATGGATGAAAACGGGCTGTTTCATTTTATCGGGCGCTGTGACTGGATGGTCAAAGTGAATGGTTTTCGTGTTGACCTGCTGGATGTCGAGCAGACTGCTCTGCGCTGTGGCTGGCTCGATGAGGTGGTGGCGTTTATCGCTGAACGTGATGGCGAGCGTCAACTGGAAATTGCCGCTTACAGCGCTGTGCCTGAGAGCACGATGAAATTACGTCAGCATTTGGCCCGTTATTTACCGGTTTATGCACTACCCCGCCGTTATCATTTTTCTGATCAGCCACTGGCAAAAAACAACAACGGTAAGCTATGTCGTCGCACTGTGGCTAATACGCATTGCCAGCTTAATAACTAACTTAACGGGTGCGGAATTTCGCCGTGCCTTTTCATCTATGGAGAGAGTGAAATGAATGTAAAAGCGATTATTGCCAGTTTTCTGAGTGAGGAATTTGCACCCGATATTAAGGCTGAGGAATTTGATGCCAGCATGAATTTAGTCGATTTCGGCATCATTGACAGTCTGGGAGTACTCAAGCTGGTTGCCTGGCTGGAAAGTGACTTTGGCATTGTCGTACAGCCGGAAGAGTTGAATGTTGAACAGTTCAGTTCGCTGGCTGCGATTGCTGAGTTTGTCGATTGCAAATTGGCGGCCAATATCTGAAGTGCACTGATTGACAACAAGGAGGAGGAGATAGTGACCCAGGATACTTTTCTCAGGGCCTTGATTCGTCAGGAACATCTGAGTGTGGAACAGATGGTCGAATTTTGGCGGCAGGTTGACCATGGAGATCAATCCCCGCAAGGCATACTGGCGGTGTTGAGCATTCTTTCCAGTCGTCCGGCGGAAATTGATGTGGCGTTCTCTTTCCTGCGTTATCTGCAACTGGCTTATCCCAAAACGTCTCTTCAGGCCGCCCATGATGCAGTCAATATCGTTGGTACTGGTGGCGGTATCAGCACGTTCAATATTTCCACTACCGCTGCATTTGTAGTTGCGGCGGCGGGGGGACGAGTGCTGAAAAGTGGGTCTCGCGCTTATAGCAGCCTGACAGGATCTCAGGATGTGCTGGAACGATTAGGCATCAGGATCCCCGCTAATGATGATGTGCTGAGTGAAATGTTGCACACGCTGGGTATAGGCTTTGCCCCGGTAGGGCGTTATCCGGCACTTTGCCGGTGACTGGCATTAGCGTGTCAGCCGTTGCCATTCAGCCTGGTGGGGCAGCTGGTAAATCGTTTGGGGCCATTACTTTGTCCTTTTGAGTTAAAGGGACAGTTGGTCGGCGTATCTGATACCGGGTTGTTGCAGACCCTGGCTTGCACTGCGCACCAGTTAGGGCTGAAAAACTACCTTTTCACCCACGCCTCTGTTGGTGCAGACGAGATGTTACCGTTTGGTACCAACCAATGCTGGTGGGTTGGCGAGCGCAGTGATCGCCAATGGAATGAAGTGGTCGATAGTGTCGGCACGCCAGCAGTCAAAGGTGACCTGAGCCGGTTAAGAGGGGGCAACGCGGCAGAAAATGCACAACGTCTGCAGCGTGTGTTAGCGGCGGATGACTGTGCTGAGGCGATCGATGCGGTGACGCTGAATGCAGGGGCCGCCTTGCTGGTTGCTGGTCAGGTGACTTCGGTACGACAGGGCGTCGCGCTGGCTAAAGAGGCATTGTTCAGCGGTGCCGCACTGAATGTTTTGCGGCGAACCCAGGCCTTTTGTCGTCAGTTAAGGGTATCTGCAGCATGAGCGCGTTCATCCAGGCTCTACGTACTGCAGCAGTGCCACTGATAGCCGAAATAAAACCTTTTTCGCCCGAGTACGGTGATTTGCTGCGTGGCAGAAATCCTTCGGATATCGCTCGCAGTTATGTTTCTCAGGGGGTTTCTTGTCTCTCTGTCACCACCGGGCGTTGGCATCACGGCACACTCCGTATGTTACAGGAAATCGCTCATGACGTTGCTGTACCGGTATTACGCAAAGACTTCATTACGCGCCGTACGCAGCTGGCCGAGAGTCGTGATGCCGGCGCTGCAGCGGTATTACTCAGTGCTCAGTTGTTACGGCGTCAGGAGCTTTCAGGATTGGTCACACAGGCTCTTGAGATGGGACTGACACCATTCATTGAGGCTGATAACGCGAGGCAATTAACAGGATTGCAGTTGCCTGCAGAGAGTGTTTTGGCGATTTGTAACCGTGATATCCGCCAGCAGGAAAAAGATGATGGTTCAGTGAATCGCAGCCTTTCCCTCTATCAACTGGCCCGAGACTGCGGAGCCGGACTGTTGGTAAGCGCCAGCGCAATGCGACAACCAGAGGACGTATTACAGGCGTGGCAAGCAGGTTTTGATGCGATGCTGATCGGCACCGCTTTATTAGTTCATGAGCCAGTTGAACAAACGCTGGCATCGTTTATTCAGATCTTGACTCTTGATAAAAAGGCTTTTATATCAAGCAGATAAACAAATGTGTAGTAGGTTTACTGGTGGCGACAAGCTTGAGCGTGCAGGCAGATGAATTTTCGCTCGGGGCAGCTGCGTTAATGACATCAAATCCTTATGTTGGCAGCAAAGATCAGGTATTCCCGGTACCTGTGCTGGGTTATGAAGGGGAAATCGGTTATTTTCGCGGGCTGACGGGCGGCATCTATTTGTGGAACGACGAAGTGAATACCTTGTCAATCAACGCTTATTATCTGCCGATGTATTTTAAACCAGCGGACAGCGATGTTAATGCAATGAAGCGCCTGGATAAAAGACGTTCCACGCTGATGGCCGGGGTAGGGTACCGCTATAAAAATCCGTTTTGGGACAGCTTCGTTTTGAAATGTCCGGTGATACGCTCGATAACAACGACGGTCTCCTGGGTGACATGACCTATCTGTATCCCATCGTAGCGGGTGACTGGCGGATAACACCCGGCGCTGGCGTGACATGGGCCAGTCGTAATTACAACCAGTATTATTATGGCATCAGCGCTCATGAGTCTGGCCGCAGCGGGTTTGCACAATATCAACCCGGTAGCAGCTGGACGCCTTATCTGGAGTTAACGGTCAACTATCGTTTCAACAGTAACTGGCGTGGTTTTTTCTCAGCGCGGGGAATGGCTCTTTCCAGCGAGGTAAAAGACAGCCCTATGGTCAGCGATAATTATTCAGGTCTGTTGATGACGGGGGTCAGTTACGTCTTTTAAACCTTCCTCTCTTCCTGATCTGGATTGATAATTTTCCCGGCAGTATTTTTGGCCGGGAAAACAGCGAAATGATGTTGATAATCACCGAAAAGAGAAACGCCAGCAGAGTGAATTCTGGCAAACGTTGCCCATAATAACGTGGGCCTGAGTCGCACACTTTGTCTGTTTGCGTAACATCCGGTACTGCCACCCCGATCATTAATCAAATTAATCAGGCCCTGTTCAGCATTTGTCCGGAATCTTCTCTGTTTAACGAGATTCGGCCTGGCCACAGTCAAAACCAGTTTTAGCAGTATTTCAGGTATCATTCAGAATCGTGGCAGTGTCCGAAATCATCGTCAGCGACTTACATGCTCCGCGGTTTATCCCTGTTTGTATTAGTCCGGTTAGCCTCCACAGGCCATGGTCTGATTGCTGGGTTGATATGTTTGGGTGGCAGAAAAAAAAGAACCCCACGTAAACGCGGGGCTTATAATGAGTCTGAAAGGCCGCGAACGACCTTCAGAATTAAGCTGAAA is a window from the Erwinia sp. genome containing:
- the trpD_1 gene encoding Anthranilate phosphoribosyltransferase (ID:JIFNMEKO_00559;~source:Prodigal:2.6), which codes for MTQDTFLRALIRQEHLSVEQMVEFWRQVDHGDQSPQGILAVLSILSSRPAEIDVAFSFLRYLQLAYPKTSLQAAHDAVNIVGTGGGISTFNISTTAAFVVAAAGGRVLKSGSRAYSSLTGSQDVLERLGIRIPANDDVLSEMLHTLGIGFAPVGRYPALCR
- the dltA gene encoding D-alanine--D-alanyl carrier protein ligase (ID:JIFNMEKO_00557;~source:Prodigal:2.6), with the translated sequence MGILSLGGCYVPLETDYPAERLQMVLKTLCPKVVIVDSTTEAMVRPLAQALGVCIVNIDTLPESGKPHSHPLQQPLAAILHTSGSTGLPKSVYIGAAQIEAFTRWVDDAFHPEEGDRLLNHAPLAFDLTFLDLFAVFRCGATLLLTRENEANSGVRLSQICQQQHATLWHSTPTSLRLLLAHDSQACYPSMRAVLFAGEPMPGDLFAKLIPLFPNAEFYNVYGSSETNDTFCYHVPKISFTGIVPLGYPLAYTEWRLLDEQQQPVSAGQAGELWVHCPTLMSGYGDKALTYQAFRQFAGKRFFRTNDRVRMDENGLFHFIGRCDWMVKVNGFRVDLLDVEQTALRCGWLDEVVAFIAERDGERQLEIAAYSAVPESTMKLRQHLARYLPVYALPRRYHFSDQPLAKNNNGKLCRRTVANTHCQLNN
- the trpC_1 gene encoding Indole-3-glycerol phosphate synthase (ID:JIFNMEKO_00561;~source:Prodigal:2.6) — protein: MSAFIQALRTAAVPLIAEIKPFSPEYGDLLRGRNPSDIARSYVSQGVSCLSVTTGRWHHGTLRMLQEIAHDVAVPVLRKDFITRRTQLAESRDAGAAAVLLSAQLLRRQELSGLVTQALEMGLTPFIEADNARQLTGLQLPAESVLAICNRDIRQQEKDDGSVNRSLSLYQLARDCGAGLLVSASAMRQPEDVLQAWQAGFDAMLIGTALLVHEPVEQTLASFIQILTLDKKAFISSR
- the mipA_1 gene encoding MltA-interacting protein (ID:JIFNMEKO_00562;~source:Prodigal:2.6) codes for the protein MATSLSVQADEFSLGAAALMTSNPYVGSKDQVFPVPVLGYEGEIGYFRGLTGGIYLWNDEVNTLSINAYYLPMYFKPADSDVNAMKRLDKRRSTLMAGVGYRYKNPFWDSFVLKCPVIRSITTTVSWVT
- the mipA_2 gene encoding MltA-interacting protein (ID:JIFNMEKO_00563;~source:Prodigal:2.6), which translates into the protein MSGDTLDNNDGLLGDMTYLYPIVAGDWRITPGAGVTWASRNYNQYYYGISAHESGRSGFAQYQPGSSWTPYLELTVNYRFNSNWRGFFSARGMALSSEVKDSPMVSDNYSGLLMTGVSYVF
- the dltC gene encoding D-alanine--poly(phosphoribitol) ligase subunit 2 (ID:JIFNMEKO_00558;~source:Prodigal:2.6); protein product: MNVKAIIASFLSEEFAPDIKAEEFDASMNLVDFGIIDSLGVLKLVAWLESDFGIVVQPEELNVEQFSSLAAIAEFVDCKLAANI
- the trpD_2 gene encoding Anthranilate phosphoribosyltransferase (ID:JIFNMEKO_00560;~source:Prodigal:2.6), whose protein sequence is MGQLVNRLGPLLCPFELKGQLVGVSDTGLLQTLACTAHQLGLKNYLFTHASVGADEMLPFGTNQCWWVGERSDRQWNEVVDSVGTPAVKGDLSRLRGGNAAENAQRLQRVLAADDCAEAIDAVTLNAGAALLVAGQVTSVRQGVALAKEALFSGAALNVLRRTQAFCRQLRVSAA